DNA sequence from the Myxococcus guangdongensis genome:
GATGGCCTGGTGCGCGTGGGCTCGGACCCCGCGAGCGACCTCGTGCTGACCGACACCACGGTGAGCCGCCGTCACCTGGAGGTGGAGCGCACGCCGCGCGGCCTCCTGCTGCGCGACACCGGCAGCCGCAACGGCACCTTCCTCGACGGCCGGCAGGTGCTCCAGGCGTACCTGGGGCGCGGCGACAAGGTGGAGCTGGGCAAGACGAAGCTCGCGGTGAAGGTGGCCGCCAAGCCCACGGAGGTGGAGCTGGCCGGGGCGGAGTCCTTCGGCGCGCTGGTGGGCACGTCGGAGAAGATGCGCTGGGTCTTCACGGAGCTGCGCCGCGTGGCCCGCGAGGACATGAGCCTGCTCATCGAGGGTGAGACGGGCACGGGCAAGGAGCTGGCCGCCAGGGCGGTGCACCAGCACTCGTCGCGGCGGCACGGCCCCTTCAAGGTCGTCGACTGCAACCTCATCTCCGAGGAGAAGGCGGAGCGCGAGCTGTTCGGCGGGCTGCGCGCGAGCGACCCGGAGGACAAGGAGGCCCGAGGCGTCTTCGAGGCCGCCCGCGGAGGCACGCTCTTCCTGGACGAGGTGGGCGAGCTGCCGCTGCTGGTGCAGGGCAAGCTCCTGCGCGTGCTGGACGCGCGCGAGGTGCCCTCGCTGGACGGGCAGCCGGTGCCGGTGGACGTGCGGGTCATCGCCTCCACGCACCGCAACCTGGAGGAGGACGTGCGCCAGGGCCGCTTCCGCGCGGACCTCTACTTCCGCCTGGCCGTGGCGCGCGTGCGGCTGCCGCCTTTGCGCACGCGCCGGGAGGACCTGCCGTCGCTCGCGCAGGCGCTGTCGCAGACGCTGCGGGCCAGCGTGTCGCTCACGCCCCAGACGCTGGCGCTCTTCGAGGGCTACGACTGGCCGGGCAACGTGCGCGAGCTGCGCAACGTGCTCGAGCGCGGCGCGCTCATGGAGGAGACGGGCAACACCAGCTGGCTGGACTTCCTGGCGCAGCCCTCGCGCCGCCCGGATGGGCAGCCGCCCGGCACGCACGTGGCCACGCTCGTCACCGGCATGCCGTACCACGAGGCCAAGGACCGGGTGCTGGCCGACTTCGAGCGTTTGTATTTCGCCGAGGTGATGCGCACGGTGGGCTTCGACATGAAGGCCGCCGAGCAGCGCACCGGGCTGTCCATGCAGAGCCTCTACCGCCTGCTCAAGAAGAACGGGCTTCGCCTCAAGGACCTCAAGAACGCCGAGGGCCTGGAGAAGTGAGTGCCCCCTCGCAGTCCTACCCCAGGGAGAACAACCGCATGTTGCGTCGTCTCGTCGTAGCCTCCGTCGTCTTCACCGCCGCTTGCGCCGGTCAGCAGAAGCCCGCAGAGGATGCGGCGGCCAATGGCAATGGCGGCAAGCCCGTGAGCACCGAGGAGCGCGTGCGCATCGGCAACCAGCCCGCCTTCGACGTGGCCAGCTGCTTCCCGCGTGAGCTGGACCTGCCCCCGTCCAACCAGGGCGTGCTCGTGGGCGCCATGCTCACCACCCGCCCGGAGGTGCTCGAGTGTCTGGTGAGCCCCAGCAACCGGGGCCCCGCCGAGAAGACCGTCGTGACGGTGAAGACCACCGTGACGGACACCAGCGCCACGCACGCCGTCACCGGCGACAACCTCACCCCCACCGGCCAGCAGTGCGTGCAGGGCGTGGTGGACAAGCTCGTCAAGCCGAAGCTGCTCGCCAAGGGCGCCGCGGCCGTCGAGTCCACCGCGACGTTCGAGCACGACACGGGCAGCAGCGCCTCGGTGAAGTTCGGGATGAACGACGGCTCGGACTTCTCCGGCGCGGTGCGCCTGGCCCAGCAGGAGTGGTGTGACTGCTACGCCGGCTACAAGGGCGCGACGCCGCCCGTGCTGACGTCGCACATCACGCTCGTCAAGGCGCAGCCCACGGCGGAGGTGACGTTCGACGCCTCCGGCAGCACCGAGGGTGACCAGCTGGCCGCGTGCCTCAAGACGAAGGTGCTCGCGGTGCCCGCCAAGGTGTCCACCGACAAGCTCACCTACCCGCACCGCTTCGTGCACTTCAACTCCAACGCCACCGAGGCGACGTCCTCGCTGCCCCCGCAGCTGCGCTTCTTCCAGCTCGAGGTGGTCCGCAACCAGCGCGCGGCGGACGCGGCCATCGCCTTCGGCGCCCGCGCCGCGGCGGCCGAGGCCTTCGAGGCCGTGGTGGCGAAGTACCAGAAGACCAAGGACTACAAGCTCTTCGACGAGCTGTCCGGCAAGTGCAGCAGCCTGGTCGAGGCCGCGCAGGGCTGGGTGAAGGCGCTGGAGGCCCAGCAGGTCGTGGACCAGGCCGCCGTGTCGCTGGTGCAGGAGCTGAAGACGACGGACGCCGAGGGTTGGACGCCGGTGGAGACCGCCAGCCAGGCGGCCCTCACCAACACCCAGAAGGACCTGAGCACCGCCCAGGCCCGCGTCGAGGCCGACCAGAAGGCCTGCCCGAAGAAGAACTACAAGAAGTAGCCCCAGGCACCGCCTGAAACGCACGAAGGCGCGGGTTCCCGAAAGCCGGGGCCCGCGCCTTCTGTGTTTCTGGCCTGCTGTCCAGCGCCGCCGCCAGCATGGGGGCCGGGAGGTGTCCCCGGCCCCGGGCCCCGAGCGACTACGCGCTGATCTTGTCGTCGTTGGCCGCGTGGGCCTCGCGAATCTTCACGCTGACCAGCTTGGAGATGCCCGGCTCCTCCATGGTGACGCCGTAGAGGGTGTTGGAGACCTCCATGGTCCGCTTGTTGTGCGTAATCAGGATGAACTGCGACTGGCGGCTCATCTCCTTCACCATGTCGTTGTAGCGGCCCACGTTGCCCTCATCCAGCGGCGCGTCGACCTCGTCCAGGAGGCAGAAGGGCGTGGGCTTGATGAGGAAGATGCCGAAGATGAGGCCCACGGCGGTGAGGGCCTTCTCACCACCGGAGAGCAGGTTGACGCTCTGGAGCTTCTTGCCTGGCGGCTGCGCGACGATTTCCACGCCCGGCTCGCCATTGGGTCCGTCGTTGGTGAGCACCAGGCTGGCGCGGCCACCGCCGAACAGGCGGGGGAAGATGGCCTGGAACTTCTCGTTCACCACGTCGAAGGTCTGCTTGAAGCGCTCGCGGCTGGTCGCGTCGATGCGCTGGATGGCCTCCCGCAGCTGCCCCATGGAGGCCTGCAGGTCCGTCTTCTGCGCGGTGAGGAAGTCGAAGCGCTTGGAGAGCTCCGCGTGCTCGTCGATGGCGGTGAGGTTGATCTCCCCCATCTTCTCCACCTGGGCGCGCAGGTCCTTCAGCTCCGCCTCCGTCTCCGGCGTCAGCGACGCCAGCAGGTGGTAGCGGTGCAGCTCCAGCGCCAGGTCCACCTGGTGGCGCTCGCGGATGCCGGCCGACAGGTGCTCCAGCTCCAGGGCAATCTCGCGCTCGCGCAGCGAAATCTGCGACAGCCCCTGCATCAGCTCCTCCACCCGGCCGCGCAGCTCGCGGAACTGGGTGTCCTGCTCACGCACCTCGCTGGAGGCGAGCAGGTGCGCGGCGCGGCGGGACTCCAGCCCCTCCGCGGCGACGCGGTGCTCCTCCACGCGCTGGGACAGCCCCGCCTCGGTCTCCGTGGTGCGCTTGCCCAGCTCCTCCGTGCGCGCGCCGCCCTCGGCCAGCGTCGCCTGCAGGCGCGCCACGCGCGTCTCCATCTCCCGGCGCTGGGTGACGAGGCTGTCGAGCTCCTTGCGCGCGGACTCACCGCGCTCGCTGCCGGCGGCCACCTTGATGCGCAGGCCCGTCAGGTCCGCGTTGGCGGCCTCCGCGCGCTGGCGCAGGGACTCCTGCTCACCGGCGAGCTGCTTGACGCGCTCCTCGCGGGCCTCGCGGTCCGTCTGGCCGTGGGCCACCTCGCCGCGGCTGGCCTCCTCCTCGTGGGCCAGGGCCATGTGGCTCTGCCCCAGCTGCCCGTCCTCCTGCTCCAGGGAGCGCACCCGCTCGCGCACGCGCGCCAGGTCCTCGCCCGCCTTGTGCAGGTCCTTCTCCTGGCTGGCGAGGTTCACCTCCTCGGCGTGCTGGTTCTTGGCCAGCCCCTTGAGGACGCCCTCGGTGTGCCCCATCTGCTTCTGGAGCGTGTAGTGCCGGGTGAGGATTTCGTTGTAGCGCTCCTCCACCCGCGCCACCTCGGTGGCCAGCTCCGCGATTTCGCGCTTCTTCTGGAGCGCGCCCACCGCCGCGCCCTCGCGCTCACCGCCGACGATGGTGCCGTCCTGACGGAACACCTCGCCGTCCTGCGTGACGAGCGTGACGACGGGGCCGCCCGCCTCCGAGTACGCGCGCGCCGTCGCCAGGTCCTGGACGATGACGACGTCGCCGAGCAAGAGCCGCACGACGGGCTGCAGCGCCTCCTCGCACGTCACCTCTTTCAGCGCGTGCGCCAGCACGCCCGGGCGCTCGAAGTCCGGCTCCTGCACCGGCGGCAGGACGTCCAGCGCGGGCACGGGCAGGAAGCTGCCCCGGCCCTCCGCGTGGCCCTTGAGGTACTCCACCAGCTCCACGCCCTTGTCGCGGCTCTCGACGATGACGTGCTGGAGCCGCTCGCCCAGGGCGGCCTCCACCGCGCGCTCGTAGCGCGGCGTCACCGTGAGCACGTCCGCCACGAGGCCGAAGATGCCCTGCTCCCGGGCCACCGTGCCCGCGCGCACCATGACGGCGCGCACGCCGCGGTCGAACCCGTCGTAGTTCTTCTGGATGTCCTCCAGGGACGACAGGCGGCTCCTCTTGTCGCTCAGCTCCTCGCGCAGCGCGATGACCTGGATTTCGTTCTCCGTGAAGGCCGCGCGCGTGCGCGACAGGGCGTCCTCCTCCTGCGCCTTGTGCTCGGCCAGCTCCGCGGCCAGGTGCCGGGTGTCCTCCACCCGCCTCGCCACCTCACCGCGCGCCGACTCCAGCTGCGTCTCCTGCTCGCGCAGCGCCGCCAGCTCCGCCTGCAGCTTGGCGCGGCGGCCCTCCAGGTCCGTGCGCTGACGGGCCAGGCCCACCAGGTTGCTCTCGTGGTTGGCCAGCCGGGTGGCCACGGCGACCAGGCCCGCGCGCTCCTGCTCGAGCCTGAGGGCCACTTCGGTCTGCAGCTGGGTGACGCGGCGCAGCTCCTCCTGCGCCACCTGCATCGAGACCTCGTCCTCCTTCCACGAGCCCGCGATGCCGGACAGCTCGGCCTCGCGCGCGGCCATGGCCTCGGACATCTCCGCCTGCCGCGCCAGCAGCCCGTCCAGCTCCGTGCGGGCCTGGGCCACGCGGGCCTGCGTCTCCTCCAGGTCGCGCTTGCCGTAGGACAGGTCCTGCGTGTCGCGCTGCAGCGAGCTCTCCAGCGCGTGCACCTCGGCGGCCAGGGCCTGGAGCGCCGCGGCCTCCGCGTCCAGCTCCGCGCGGCGCCGGGCGATGGTCTCCTCCAGCTCCTTCACGCGGTCCAGGCTGTCGCGCTCCTCGGTGCCCAGGTTGGACAGGCGCGACTGGAGGACCTGCTTCTCCGCGAGCAGCTCCAGGTGGCGGTGGCTGGCCGCGTGCAGGTCGATGTCCCGCATGCGCGCCTTGAGCTTCTTGTACTTCTCCGCCTTCTTCGCCTGACGCGACAGCGCGTCCAGCCGCTTCTCCAGCTCGCTGGTGATGTCGGTGACGCGCAGGAGGTTGGCCTCGGTGGCCTCCATCTTCCGCTCGGCGGCCTTGCGGCGCGCCTTGTACTTGGTGACGCCCGCGGCCTCCTCCAACAGGTGCCGGCGGTCCTCCGGCTTGCTGGAGACGATGAGGCCCACGCGGCCCTGCTCGATGATGGAGTAGGCCTTGGTGCCCACGCCCGTGCCCAGGAACAGCTCGGTGATGTCGAGCAGGCGGCACAGCGTCTTGTTGATGAGGTACTCCGAGTCCCCGTTGCGGAACAGGCGCCGCGTGACGGTGATCTCCGAGAAGCCCTGGTACTGGGGCGCCAGCTGGTCCGTGTCGTCCACCAGGAAGGTCAGCGACACCTCCGCCATGGACAAAGGCGGCTTGTTCTCCGAGCCGTTGAAGATGACGTCCTCCATGCCACGGCCACGGAGGTTCTTCGCGCTCTGCTCACCCATCACCCAGCGGATGGCGTCCACGACGTTCGACTTGCCGCAGCCGTTGGGGCCGACGATGCCGGTGACGCCTTCGTCGAACGTGAAGACGCTGCGCTCCATGAAGGACTTGAAGCCAGTGATGTCCAACCGCTTGATACGCATGCCAGCGGGCTCCCGGGAGACGCGCGAGGTACTGAGTGAAAAGTGAGCGCGAGGCCTAGAAATCGGCCTCGGAACGATTTCTCCGAGGACTACCAGCCGCCTCCCAGGCGATCAAGCGTGACCATGCCACGCGTGGCCATACGTTCGGCTGCTTGCCCTTCGGTCGGACGGGAGTCGGCCAGGAAGGTCCTCTCTCGGACTTGCACCCTGGGCGCCCCACCCTACCTTCCCATTGACTTTTCCGGAGGTTGCATACGTTCCAGCCCTTTCTCGCCATGACGCTCCTCATGGGAGCGTCTCCTACGCCGGAGGTAGCACCCCGGTCTGACACTCCAGCAGTGGAGGCGGTTGCCCCCTGCCCCAACCCGTACTTCCCCCTCGAGGAGGGGCTGACGCTCACCTACCGGGCGGGCAGGTCCTCGCAGATGGTGCTGAGCACGCACGGCGTGACGCCCACGCCGGAGGGCCTGTCCGGCAAGGTGGCCGTGAAGCTCAAGGGCCGACAGGGCGAAACGGATGCAACCTGTAGCAGCCTGGGCATGAACACGGGCCTGGGCGGCCTGGAGGGTACGCTGCTGTCGGCGTCCGGCATGGATGTCCAGGTGGTGAGCTCCGAGGGCGTGGCCGTGCCCGCGCCGTCGACCATGGTCCTGGGCGGCACCTGGAAGAACAGCCTGTCGGTGAAGCTCCAGCCTCCGGTGGGCAAGACGGGCGGCATCCGCCCCATCATCGCGACCACGTTCGACAAGGAGTCCACGGTGGTGGGCGAGGAGGAGGTCACCGTCGCGGCCGGGACGTTCAAGGCCCTGAAGGTGAAGAACATCGTCACCGCGCGCGCCAGCCGCCCCGGCTCCGAGGGCCGCTCCATGGAGAGCTACATCTGGTTCGCGCCGGGCGTGGGCATCATCAAGTTCGCCACGCCGGAGAGCACTGACCTGGAGCTGCTCAAGATTGACCGGCCCCAGCCCGCACAGGCCAAGGCCTCCGGCCAGGAGAAGCGGCCCGTGAAGAAGGCCGCGGCCGACAAGAAGGGCTCGTCCGCGCCCTGAGCCCCGCGGCGGGACAGGGAGCGCCAAGGCAGCACGGCCCGCGTCGCGAATGAACGACGCGGGCTGTTGCGCGGGGAATCAACGCCCTCGCCACGCGAGGGCCCGACGTCACGACCGAGCGCCGAGGCTCAGGCGGACTCGCCACCCGAGCTGGAGGACGTCGGGGGCGTCTCACCCGAGGCGCTGGCGCCATCCGCCGGTGAGGCCGGCGCGGAGCCATCCACGGACGTCCTGGACGCGGCGCGGGACTGGGGCTCCACCACCACGCGCACCACGCGGGGCCCGTCCACCTCCTCCACGAGGATGCGCCACATGTCGAGCCGCAGCGAGTCGCCCTTCTCCGGCACCCGCCCCAGCTTCGACATCAGGAAGCCGGCGATCGTCGTCACCTCGCCCTCTTCGTCCTCGTCCAGGTCGAAGCTGACGTCCAGCCGCTCCTCCAAGTCATCCAGCTGCGCGGTGCCGGGCAGCTCGAAGCGTCCACCGGGCAACGAGCGCACCTCCTCCACCCGCCGGCCCAGCTCCGCCACGTCGCCCACCACCTCCGCCACCACGTCCGCGATGGTGACCAGGCCCGACGTGCCGCCGTGCTCGTCCACCACCAGCGCCGTCTGACGACGCCTGCGCCGGAACTCCGCGAGCAGCTGCTCCAGCGTCGCGTTCTCCGGGATGAACAGCACCGGCCGCTGCACCTGCGCCAGGCTGCGCAGCTCGCCGCGCGACAACAGGAAGAAGAGGTCCTTGGCGTTCACCACGCCCTCGACCTCGTCCAGGTTGCCCCGGCACACCGGCAGCCACGTGTGCCCCGCGGCGCGCGCGTCCGCGATGCACTTCTCCAGCGGCTCCTCCACGTCCAGGAACTTCACCTGGTTTCGCGGCACCATCACCTGCCGCGCCGTCTTCTGCGCCATCTCCAGCGCGCGCTCGAGCAGCTCCGCGCGCGCCGTCGTGATCGCGCCCGCCTGCGCCGAGCTGTGGAGGATGACGAGCAGCTCGTCCTCGCTGTGCGCCTCGTGCGCCTCGCCCACCGACTGCAACCCCACCACCCGCAGCACCCACGCCGCCAGCCCGTTGAGCAGGACGATGGCCGGGTAGAACAGCAGATAGAAGGCCCGCATCGGCAGCGCCACCGCGAGCGTCGTCGCCTCCGCGCGCTGGATGGCCAGGCTCTTGGGCGCCAGCTCCCCGAGCACGATGTGCAGGAACGTGATGATGCTGAAGGCGATGACCACCGACGCCGTGTGCGCCACCGTGGGGCTCGCGCCCTCGGGCACCACCCGCGTCAGCACCGGCTCCAACAGCTTCGCGAAGGCGGGCTCACCCAGCCAGCCCAGCCCCAGCGACGCCAGGGTGATGCCGAACTGGGTGGCGGACAGGTACGCGTCCAGTTGCTCCACCATCTTCAGCGCCTGCGTGGAGCCCGGCTGCCCCTCGTCCACCAGCGCCTGCAGCCGCGTGGCGCGAACCTTCACGATGGCGAACTCGGTCGCCACGAAGAAGCCGTTGGCGAAGACCAGGAGGATCGCCAGCCCCAGGAACACCCATTCCATGCCCATGGCTCAGAACAAGGCTTCGAAGTCGGTGTCGCCCTTGAGGGCGTCGAACATGGGGTCCGTCGACAACCACCCCATCACCTTCTGCCGGTCCGCCGTGAGCGCCGACTTCAGGTACTGCACCGCGTCCTTCGGCCGCCCCCACAGGGCATACAGCGCGGACAGGTTGTAGTTGAGCAGCAGGTCCTCGGCGTTGAGCGCCCGGGCCCGCTCGTACGCGCGCTCGGCCTCCGCGTAGAAGCCCTTCTGCGCGTAGCAGATGCCCAGGTCCAGCTGGGCCTCGAAGTTGTCCGGCTCCAGCCGCACCACGTCCTTGAGCAGCGTGATGGCGGAGCGGTAGTCGCCCTCGTCCATCATCAGCGCCGCCAGTTCGTGCCGGGGGAACGCGTCCTGCGGGTCCAGCTCGATGGCCGCCTGCAGCTCGCGCATCGCCTCCTCGACGCGGCCCTGGTCCGCGTAGGTGAGGCCCAGGTTGAGGTGCGCGTCCGGGTACTCGGGGTCCAGCTCGATGGCCTCCTTGTACTCCTCCACCGCCATCTCCCCCGCGTGCGTGGAGAGGAAGCAGGCCAGGTTGTAGTGCGCCGTGGCGCTCTCCGGCTCCAGCTTCAGGGCGGTGAGGTACTCGGTGAGCGCCTCGCGGAAGAGCTTCTTCTCCGCGTAGACGGTGGCCAGGTTGTCGTGGGCGTGGGCCGAGCTGGGGTCCAGCTCGATGGCCTTCTTGAACTCCTTGATGGCCTCGTCCAGCCAACCCCGGTCCGCCAGCTCGATTCCGCGAGTGTTGTGCTCGTCGGAGAGCGCGATGTTGTCCTTTTCCCGGGCCATGAGAGCGCGGGGCAATCTACGCGCCGCGCAAACACAGGTGCAAGGTAGAGTTTCCCTCCGCCCATGCGCCACGTCGCCCTGCTGCTCCTCCTGTTCTCCGCCTGTCATCCACGCCCCGTCCCGGTGACGGTGGACCCCACCCCCACCGCCCCGGCCCCGCCCCCTGGGGACGCTGGGCCCCCCGCCGCCCTGGCGCCCCCCTCCCCGCCCGCCGTCACCCGGCCCATCACCCTGCTGTTCGGCGGGGACGTGACGCTCGGCCACAACCACCAGAAGTTCTTCGACGACGAGCTGGCCAAGGGCCGCCCCCGGGACGAGCTCTTCGCCTACGGCTTCAAGGAGGTCCGGGCCCTGGGGGACGCGGCGGACCTCTTCGTCATCAACCTGGAGTGCCCCTTCACCGAAGGGGGCGAGAAGCTGCCCAAGAACTTCAACTTCCGGGCCCGCCCGGAGCTGGTGGGCGCGCTCACCGCGGGCGGCGTGGACGTGGTCAGCCTGGCCAACAACCACCTGATGGACTACGGCGCCCAGGGGCTGCTCGACACCCTGGCGACGCTGGAGGCCGCGCGCATCCCCTACTTCGGCGCCGGGCGCACCCTGGCCGAGGCGCGCCGCCCCGCCATCGTCACCGTGGGCGGCCTGCGGGTGGCCTTCCTGGGCTACTTCTTCCTGGGCGAGCGCAACATCGAGCCGCCGGAGGTCTACGCCACCGACACCACGCCGGGCGTCGCGGGCCACTTCTCCGACGTGGACGTGATGGAGCGGATGCTGCGCGAGGACATCACCGCGGCGAAGGCCCAGGCGGACGTCGTGCTGCCCTACTTCCACTGGGGCCGCGAGGGCACCCAGGTGCTGGAGCCCTACCAGGTCCGCCTGGCGCACGCCGCCATCGACGCGGGCGCGTCGGGCGTGCTGGGCAGCCACCCGCACGTGCTCCAGGGCATGGAGCTCTTCCAGGGCAAGCCCGTGGTGTACTCGCTGGGCAACTTCGTCTTCGGGGGCAACTGGAACCCGCGCGACAAGCGCAGCGCGCTGTGGAAGGGGACCTTCGGTCCGGAGGGCTACCTCAAGAGTGAGGTGCTGCCGCTGCGCACGGACCGCTTCCCGGAGCTCCCCTTCCAGCCGGTGCCCGTGACGGGGCCGGCGGCCGAGGAGGTGCTGCGACTGCTGGCCGAAAGCTCACGCTCCCTGGGGAGGATGCTCCCCGAGTTGGAGCCGTGGGCCGGGCCGACTCCCTCCCCCGCGACGGGCGGGAGGGAGTAACCGGCGCGTCAGACCTTGTTGTTGGACTGGCCCTTCTTGGCGCGGCTGCGGCGGCGCTTCAGCTGGGCCTTCCGGCCCTTGGCGCGGTTGGCGACCTTCTTCTTGGAACGATTTCCCTTCTGGGCGGGCATGGAAGGACTCCGTGTAGGTGATGTGAGACCGACCGCTCGGGCACGAGGCTCGGCGGTGAGGGCGGCCCTTCTTTCATGCTACCGCCCGAGCGGCCAAGGAATTTCTTGACTCCGTCCTCCCTTGCCAGCAGCCGGACAAAGGGGCAATACCCCCTGGAACGACGATGATTGACAAACTCGAAGACGTCGAGCGCCGGTTCGAGCGCCTCACCGCGGACCTGTCGAACCCGGACGTGCTCGCCGATTCGGCGAGGCTCCAGAAGGTCTCCAAGGAGCGTGCGGGCCTGGAGAAGCTGGTGGAGACGTTCCGGACGTACCGCCAGGTGCTCGCGGACCTCAAGGAGGTCGAAGCCTGGCTCGACGCCGGCAGCGCCGACGAGAAGACCTACGCGCGCGAGGCCCTGCCCGGCCTGAAGGAGCAGCGCGACGCGCTCGAGGCCAGCCTCAAGGTGCTGCTGCTGCCCAAGGACCCCAATGACGACAAGAACGTCATCCTGGAGATTCGCGCGGGCGCCGGCGGCGACGAGGCGGCGCTGTTCGCCGAGGAGGTCATGCAGATGTACCTCCGGTACGCGGACACCCGCGGCTGGAAGTCGGACATCATCGACATGAGCCCCGGCAACGCGGGCGGCGTGAAGGACGCCACCGTGACGCTGTCGGGCGACGCGGTCTTCAGCAGCCTCAAGTACGAGTCCGGCGTTCACCGCGTGCAGCGCGTGCCGGCCACCGAGACGCAGGGCCGCATCCACACCTCCACGATCACGGTGGCCGTCATGCCCGAGGCCGAGGAGGTGGACGTGAAGATCAACGAGGCGGACATCGACCGGCAGGCCATGCGCTCCACGGGCTCCGGCGGCCAGAGCGTCAACACCACGGACTCCGCGGTGCGCCTGACGCACCGGCCCACGGGCATCGTGGTGAAGTGCCAGCAGGAGAAGAGCCAGTTGAAGAACTACAACATGGCCCTGCGCATGCTCCGCGCGAAGATCTACGAAATCGAGCAGGAGCGCATCCGCTCCGAGCGCGACTCCACCCGCCGCTCGCAGGTGGGCACGGGCGACCGCAGCGAGAAGATCCGCACGTACAACTTCCCCCAGGACCGGCTGACGGACCACCGCATCGGCCTGACGGTTCACAACCTGCCGGCCGTGATGATGGGCGACATCGAGGACATCATCACCGCCTGCCGGACCTACTACCAGGCCGAGGCCCTCAAGGCGCAGACGGGCGGCGGTCCGAGGCCACAGCCCGAAGCATGAGCAGCGAGACCTGGACCATCCGCAAGGTCCTCACCTGGACGACGCAGCACTTCGAGAAGCGTCAGGTGGATGCGCCGCGGCTCACCGCGGAAATCCTCCTGTCGCACGTGCTGAAGACGGGCCGGGTGCGGCTGTACGTGGACCTGGACCGCCCGCTCTCCAAGGACGAGCTGGCCACCTACAAGGCCCTCATCGCCCGACGTCTGTCGGGTGAGCCCACGCAGTACCTCACCGGGACGCGCGAGTTCTACAACCGCGCCTACAAGGTGGACGCGCGCGTGCTCATCCCCCGCCCGGAGACGGAGCTCCTGGTGGAGGCCGCCCTGCGCAAGCTCCCCAAGGACGCGCCCGCGCGCGCGCTGGACGTGTGCACCGGCTCGGGCTGCATCGCCATCAGCCTCGCGGCGGAGCGGCCCCTGCTGGCGGTGACGGCCACGGACCTGTCGCCGGATGCGTGCGCGCTGGCGCGCGAGAACGCGGAGGCGCTCAAGGTCTCCGAGCGCG
Encoded proteins:
- a CDS encoding sigma 54-dependent Fis family transcriptional regulator, with the translated sequence MEPRPEVTQTTQTDKDEGRTTRIPIHEWTVEVVSGPDKGKKVTTQDGLVRVGSDPASDLVLTDTTVSRRHLEVERTPRGLLLRDTGSRNGTFLDGRQVLQAYLGRGDKVELGKTKLAVKVAAKPTEVELAGAESFGALVGTSEKMRWVFTELRRVAREDMSLLIEGETGTGKELAARAVHQHSSRRHGPFKVVDCNLISEEKAERELFGGLRASDPEDKEARGVFEAARGGTLFLDEVGELPLLVQGKLLRVLDAREVPSLDGQPVPVDVRVIASTHRNLEEDVRQGRFRADLYFRLAVARVRLPPLRTRREDLPSLAQALSQTLRASVSLTPQTLALFEGYDWPGNVRELRNVLERGALMEETGNTSWLDFLAQPSRRPDGQPPGTHVATLVTGMPYHEAKDRVLADFERLYFAEVMRTVGFDMKAAEQRTGLSMQSLYRLLKKNGLRLKDLKNAEGLEK
- a CDS encoding TapB family protein, with the protein product MEAVAPCPNPYFPLEEGLTLTYRAGRSSQMVLSTHGVTPTPEGLSGKVAVKLKGRQGETDATCSSLGMNTGLGGLEGTLLSASGMDVQVVSSEGVAVPAPSTMVLGGTWKNSLSVKLQPPVGKTGGIRPIIATTFDKESTVVGEEEVTVAAGTFKALKVKNIVTARASRPGSEGRSMESYIWFAPGVGIIKFATPESTDLELLKIDRPQPAQAKASGQEKRPVKKAAADKKGSSAP
- a CDS encoding hemolysin family protein; this translates as MGMEWVFLGLAILLVFANGFFVATEFAIVKVRATRLQALVDEGQPGSTQALKMVEQLDAYLSATQFGITLASLGLGWLGEPAFAKLLEPVLTRVVPEGASPTVAHTASVVIAFSIITFLHIVLGELAPKSLAIQRAEATTLAVALPMRAFYLLFYPAIVLLNGLAAWVLRVVGLQSVGEAHEAHSEDELLVILHSSAQAGAITTARAELLERALEMAQKTARQVMVPRNQVKFLDVEEPLEKCIADARAAGHTWLPVCRGNLDEVEGVVNAKDLFFLLSRGELRSLAQVQRPVLFIPENATLEQLLAEFRRRRRQTALVVDEHGGTSGLVTIADVVAEVVGDVAELGRRVEEVRSLPGGRFELPGTAQLDDLEERLDVSFDLDEDEEGEVTTIAGFLMSKLGRVPEKGDSLRLDMWRILVEEVDGPRVVRVVVEPQSRAASRTSVDGSAPASPADGASASGETPPTSSSSGGESA
- the smc gene encoding chromosome segregation protein SMC; the encoded protein is MRIKRLDITGFKSFMERSVFTFDEGVTGIVGPNGCGKSNVVDAIRWVMGEQSAKNLRGRGMEDVIFNGSENKPPLSMAEVSLTFLVDDTDQLAPQYQGFSEITVTRRLFRNGDSEYLINKTLCRLLDITELFLGTGVGTKAYSIIEQGRVGLIVSSKPEDRRHLLEEAAGVTKYKARRKAAERKMEATEANLLRVTDITSELEKRLDALSRQAKKAEKYKKLKARMRDIDLHAASHRHLELLAEKQVLQSRLSNLGTEERDSLDRVKELEETIARRRAELDAEAAALQALAAEVHALESSLQRDTQDLSYGKRDLEETQARVAQARTELDGLLARQAEMSEAMAAREAELSGIAGSWKEDEVSMQVAQEELRRVTQLQTEVALRLEQERAGLVAVATRLANHESNLVGLARQRTDLEGRRAKLQAELAALREQETQLESARGEVARRVEDTRHLAAELAEHKAQEEDALSRTRAAFTENEIQVIALREELSDKRSRLSSLEDIQKNYDGFDRGVRAVMVRAGTVAREQGIFGLVADVLTVTPRYERAVEAALGERLQHVIVESRDKGVELVEYLKGHAEGRGSFLPVPALDVLPPVQEPDFERPGVLAHALKEVTCEEALQPVVRLLLGDVVIVQDLATARAYSEAGGPVVTLVTQDGEVFRQDGTIVGGEREGAAVGALQKKREIAELATEVARVEERYNEILTRHYTLQKQMGHTEGVLKGLAKNQHAEEVNLASQEKDLHKAGEDLARVRERVRSLEQEDGQLGQSHMALAHEEEASRGEVAHGQTDREAREERVKQLAGEQESLRQRAEAANADLTGLRIKVAAGSERGESARKELDSLVTQRREMETRVARLQATLAEGGARTEELGKRTTETEAGLSQRVEEHRVAAEGLESRRAAHLLASSEVREQDTQFRELRGRVEELMQGLSQISLREREIALELEHLSAGIRERHQVDLALELHRYHLLASLTPETEAELKDLRAQVEKMGEINLTAIDEHAELSKRFDFLTAQKTDLQASMGQLREAIQRIDATSRERFKQTFDVVNEKFQAIFPRLFGGGRASLVLTNDGPNGEPGVEIVAQPPGKKLQSVNLLSGGEKALTAVGLIFGIFLIKPTPFCLLDEVDAPLDEGNVGRYNDMVKEMSRQSQFILITHNKRTMEVSNTLYGVTMEEPGISKLVSVKIREAHAANDDKISA
- a CDS encoding tetratricopeptide repeat protein — encoded protein: MAREKDNIALSDEHNTRGIELADRGWLDEAIKEFKKAIELDPSSAHAHDNLATVYAEKKLFREALTEYLTALKLEPESATAHYNLACFLSTHAGEMAVEEYKEAIELDPEYPDAHLNLGLTYADQGRVEEAMRELQAAIELDPQDAFPRHELAALMMDEGDYRSAITLLKDVVRLEPDNFEAQLDLGICYAQKGFYAEAERAYERARALNAEDLLLNYNLSALYALWGRPKDAVQYLKSALTADRQKVMGWLSTDPMFDALKGDTDFEALF